From Halorubrum salinarum, the proteins below share one genomic window:
- the fer gene encoding ferredoxin Fer, translated as MVSPFEVLEVDEDADDDAIERAYRERVKRAHPDQGGSIDEFQLVRRAYRELSERDGDGDGGDDRADPADVDLTKGEDAREPASTRVEFLDYEAVVDYGWSLDDDELFRKAGHADLGPDAHGRLLVHPDESLLEAAERSGFAWPFSCRGGACANCAVYLAEGELSQPTDHIMPEDLAERGFRLSCNGYPLTDELSVVFNVKQRPELDDLILPPGPFTRR; from the coding sequence ATGGTCTCCCCGTTCGAGGTGTTGGAGGTTGACGAGGACGCCGACGACGACGCGATCGAACGGGCCTACCGCGAGCGCGTCAAGCGGGCGCACCCGGACCAGGGCGGTTCGATCGACGAGTTCCAGCTCGTGCGTCGCGCCTACCGGGAGCTGTCCGAGCGCGACGGGGACGGCGACGGGGGCGACGACCGGGCCGACCCGGCGGACGTGGACCTCACGAAGGGGGAGGACGCGCGCGAGCCCGCCTCGACCCGCGTCGAGTTCCTCGACTACGAGGCCGTCGTCGACTACGGCTGGTCGCTCGACGACGACGAGCTGTTCCGGAAGGCCGGCCACGCCGACCTCGGCCCCGATGCCCACGGTCGGCTGCTGGTCCACCCCGACGAGAGCCTCTTAGAGGCGGCCGAGCGGAGCGGCTTCGCGTGGCCCTTCTCCTGTCGCGGCGGCGCCTGCGCGAACTGCGCGGTGTACCTCGCGGAGGGGGAGCTCTCGCAGCCGACCGACCACATCATGCCCGAGGACTTGGCCGAGCGCGGCTTCCGGCTCTCCTGTAACGGCTACCCGCTGACCGACGAGCTGTCGGTCGTGTTCAACGTGAAGCAGCGGCCGGAGCTCGACGACCTGATCCTCCCGCCCGGCCCGTTCACGCGCCGCTGA
- a CDS encoding DoxX family protein, translated as MATQPSERTLRADLLGRNVDFNYSETWLAYSMLGLRVVMAWVFLQAGLSKLFEGGLADPLAWSSVGFLQNAVADANPLQGLFLFFADYAAIVDPMVVFGQILIGLALLFGVLFRFAALMGAIMMSMFWTAAWQGGLMDGFPVAHGYFVDSSLVYLLILFGLGAWGAGRIVGIDRALEETELVRNAPALRYLLG; from the coding sequence ATGGCAACACAACCGTCGGAACGGACGCTTCGCGCGGACCTGCTCGGTCGCAACGTGGACTTCAACTACTCGGAGACCTGGCTCGCGTACTCGATGCTCGGACTCCGGGTCGTGATGGCGTGGGTGTTCCTTCAGGCGGGGCTGTCGAAGCTGTTCGAGGGCGGCCTCGCCGACCCGCTCGCGTGGAGCTCGGTCGGGTTCCTCCAGAACGCCGTCGCGGACGCCAACCCGCTCCAGGGGCTGTTCCTCTTCTTCGCGGACTACGCGGCGATCGTCGACCCGATGGTCGTGTTCGGACAGATCCTGATCGGGCTGGCGCTGCTGTTCGGCGTCCTCTTCCGGTTCGCCGCGCTGATGGGCGCGATCATGATGTCGATGTTCTGGACCGCCGCGTGGCAGGGCGGACTCATGGACGGGTTCCCGGTCGCGCACGGCTACTTCGTCGACAGCTCGCTCGTGTACCTGCTGATCCTGTTCGGCCTCGGCGCCTGGGGCGCGGGCCGGATCGTCGGGATCGACCGGGCGTTAGAGGAGACGGAGCTGGTTCGGAACGCGCCGGCGCTCCGGTACCTGCTGGGGTGA
- a CDS encoding DHH family phosphoesterase codes for MGSCIICGTDVGGGRVCDSHQEDVVFDFRGDSPEDLVPSRFYRGVVDGYAEFGVFVDLAPGVTGLLHRSELDRRLDSLSWEPGDDVFVQVKGVRDNGNVDLAWSIRQADREFRGVLVQESSGEHLPDEDPDDDEPTTDESDESAEPTDESDDEAAEESTEADAGTETAAPEDEAPESAETAEPDDEAEGDTESANETEAAEPETDDVATADDEETPEAETDEDDAEPERASIATLGDAVGDVVRIEGEVVGVRQTGGPTVFEVSDETGAVDVAAFVEPGVRAHPDVEVGDAVRVDGEVESHRGDIQVESEALALLDGEAAEAVRRRLAEALTDEARPEGLQPLAGDETVAELADGLLDAAEAVRRAVLESRPIVVRHPATADGYVAGAAVERAVLPLIRDEHAKSDAEYHYFTRRPLDEPVYGMDAATNDATRMLQDRDRHDEKLPLFLLVGAGSTTESADGIDLLSVYGVDAVVVDAAVADPETRDAVDTLVSPELSDVGGDETLSTGALVTSLASAINGEVREDLRHLPAVSYWADAPDRYVDLARDAGYDAERVAELREAVALEAYYQSYQDKRELIADLLFSDGGNLAAHVSEQFREKLETEVQTADANVVTEAVDGVEFALLDTDGYTHRYDFPPTPLLLDDLHRRRADGEPFATVGVGTDELYVRTTADISVRDVAERAAELAPNADIATAGVREGKIEFLSGERDAVEDAVVAAVAESF; via the coding sequence ATGGGATCCTGTATCATCTGTGGCACCGACGTCGGGGGCGGTCGCGTCTGCGACTCGCACCAGGAGGACGTCGTGTTCGATTTCCGCGGCGACTCCCCCGAAGACCTGGTTCCGAGCCGGTTCTACCGGGGGGTCGTCGACGGGTACGCCGAGTTCGGCGTGTTCGTCGACCTCGCGCCGGGCGTCACCGGGCTGCTCCACCGCTCCGAGCTCGACCGCCGGCTCGACAGCCTCAGCTGGGAGCCGGGCGACGACGTGTTCGTCCAGGTGAAGGGCGTCCGCGACAACGGCAACGTCGACCTCGCGTGGTCGATCCGGCAGGCCGACCGCGAGTTCCGCGGCGTCCTCGTCCAGGAGTCCTCCGGGGAACACCTCCCCGACGAGGACCCGGACGACGACGAGCCGACGACCGATGAGTCCGACGAGAGCGCGGAGCCGACCGACGAGAGCGACGACGAGGCGGCCGAGGAGTCCACCGAGGCCGACGCCGGCACCGAAACGGCGGCGCCGGAAGACGAGGCGCCTGAATCCGCCGAGACCGCCGAACCCGACGACGAGGCGGAGGGTGACACGGAATCCGCGAACGAGACGGAGGCCGCTGAGCCCGAGACCGACGACGTCGCGACCGCGGACGACGAGGAGACGCCGGAGGCCGAGACCGACGAGGACGACGCGGAACCGGAGCGCGCGTCGATCGCGACGCTCGGGGACGCCGTCGGCGACGTGGTCCGGATCGAGGGCGAGGTCGTCGGCGTCCGTCAGACCGGCGGCCCGACGGTGTTCGAGGTCAGCGACGAGACGGGCGCCGTCGACGTGGCGGCGTTCGTCGAGCCGGGCGTCCGGGCGCACCCGGACGTCGAGGTCGGCGACGCGGTGCGGGTCGACGGGGAAGTCGAGAGCCACCGCGGCGACATCCAGGTCGAGTCAGAGGCGCTCGCCCTCCTCGACGGCGAGGCGGCCGAGGCGGTCCGCCGCCGCCTGGCCGAGGCGCTCACGGACGAGGCGCGGCCGGAGGGCCTCCAGCCGCTGGCCGGCGACGAGACGGTCGCCGAACTCGCCGACGGCCTCCTCGACGCGGCCGAGGCGGTCCGCCGGGCGGTCCTCGAATCGCGGCCGATCGTCGTCCGCCACCCGGCGACCGCCGACGGCTACGTCGCGGGCGCCGCGGTCGAGCGCGCCGTGCTCCCGCTGATCCGCGACGAGCACGCGAAGAGCGACGCCGAGTACCACTACTTCACCCGCCGCCCGCTCGACGAGCCGGTGTACGGGATGGACGCGGCTACCAACGACGCGACGCGGATGCTCCAGGACCGCGACCGCCACGACGAGAAGCTCCCCCTGTTCCTGCTCGTCGGCGCGGGCTCGACGACCGAATCCGCCGACGGCATCGACCTGCTGTCGGTGTACGGGGTCGACGCGGTCGTCGTCGACGCCGCTGTCGCCGACCCCGAGACCCGGGACGCGGTCGACACGCTCGTCTCGCCGGAGCTGTCCGACGTGGGCGGCGACGAGACGCTCTCGACGGGCGCGCTCGTCACCTCGCTGGCGTCGGCGATCAACGGCGAGGTCCGCGAGGACCTGCGGCACCTGCCCGCCGTGAGCTACTGGGCGGACGCCCCCGACCGCTACGTCGACCTCGCCCGCGACGCGGGCTACGACGCCGAGCGCGTCGCGGAGCTCCGCGAGGCCGTCGCGCTGGAGGCGTACTACCAGTCGTACCAGGACAAGCGGGAGCTCATCGCCGACCTCCTGTTCTCGGACGGCGGCAACCTCGCGGCGCACGTCTCCGAGCAGTTCCGCGAGAAGCTGGAGACGGAGGTCCAGACCGCGGACGCGAACGTCGTGACCGAGGCGGTCGACGGCGTCGAGTTCGCGCTGCTCGACACCGACGGCTACACGCACCGCTACGACTTCCCGCCGACGCCGCTGCTGCTCGACGACCTCCACCGGCGCCGCGCCGACGGCGAGCCGTTCGCGACGGTCGGCGTCGGCACCGACGAGCTGTACGTGCGCACGACCGCGGACATCTCCGTCCGCGACGTGGCCGAGCGCGCGGCCGAGCTCGCGCCGAACGCCGACATCGCGACCGCCGGCGTCCGCGAGGGCAAAATCGAGTTCCTCTCCGGCGAGCGCGACGCGGTCGAGGACGCCGTCGTCGCCGCCGTCGCCGAGTCGTTCTGA
- a CDS encoding YIP1 family protein gives MSGSSGGRPRGPRGIARTWAEVLVRPRRAFANGITPGDQAPALTFAVAVAAAFTLGWIASDPAAMPAVVPSSPLLSQAVVFLVVVALAAPVGLHLTAAAATVAVVVASVEIADGHFALRDRGGVSETVQAVAYASSPMALAGPVIPELRVACGAYAAVLLFVGFREVHGLGPLRTAVAAVPPAALGYGVGYRAVAAARTLLGA, from the coding sequence ATGAGCGGTTCGTCGGGCGGTCGGCCCCGCGGCCCGCGGGGGATAGCGCGGACGTGGGCCGAGGTGCTCGTCCGGCCGCGGCGGGCGTTCGCGAACGGGATCACGCCCGGCGACCAGGCGCCCGCGCTGACGTTCGCGGTGGCGGTCGCCGCGGCGTTCACGCTCGGGTGGATCGCGTCGGACCCCGCCGCGATGCCCGCCGTCGTCCCCTCCTCCCCCCTGCTCTCGCAGGCCGTGGTCTTCCTCGTCGTGGTCGCGCTGGCGGCGCCGGTCGGCCTCCACCTGACCGCGGCGGCGGCGACCGTCGCCGTCGTCGTCGCGAGCGTCGAGATCGCCGACGGACATTTCGCCCTGCGGGACCGCGGGGGCGTGAGCGAGACGGTTCAGGCCGTGGCGTACGCGAGCTCGCCGATGGCGCTGGCCGGCCCAGTGATCCCGGAGCTCAGGGTCGCCTGCGGCGCGTACGCGGCGGTGCTTCTGTTCGTCGGGTTCCGTGAAGTCCACGGGCTGGGACCGCTCCGGACGGCCGTCGCCGCGGTGCCGCCGGCCGCGCTCGGCTACGGGGTCGGCTACCGCGCCGTGGCCGCCGCGCGAACGCTGCTCGGCGCGTGA
- a CDS encoding type IV pilin: protein MAAFSTDERGFTPLAGTGLLVGVVVLLLALVGAAVFGLIDGVAPPDAEFEGQQQNGSLVVVALGPEPVPAEELYVRGEDPDGNVQFGAWPGDGIVRPGDQVVVPNATGNENFEVVWEPVAFDTRETLGSYNGEDSAIQEWSEENGGAAGGAVGV, encoded by the coding sequence ATGGCCGCGTTCAGCACCGACGAGCGAGGGTTCACCCCGTTGGCGGGGACGGGTCTGCTGGTCGGGGTCGTCGTGCTGCTGCTCGCGCTCGTCGGCGCGGCGGTGTTCGGACTCATCGACGGCGTCGCCCCGCCGGACGCCGAGTTCGAGGGGCAACAGCAGAACGGCTCCCTCGTCGTCGTCGCGCTCGGTCCCGAGCCGGTCCCGGCCGAGGAGCTGTACGTCCGCGGCGAGGACCCGGACGGCAACGTCCAGTTCGGCGCGTGGCCCGGCGACGGGATCGTCAGACCGGGCGATCAGGTCGTCGTGCCCAACGCGACCGGCAACGAGAACTTCGAGGTCGTCTGGGAGCCCGTGGCGTTCGACACCCGCGAGACGCTCGGCAGCTACAACGGCGAGGACTCCGCGATACAGGAGTGGAGCGAGGAGAACGGGGGCGCCGCGGGCGGGGCCGTGGGCGTCTGA
- a CDS encoding Gfo/Idh/MocA family protein, which translates to MTDEPLRIGVLGYRFMGKAHANALARLPMFFPDAPEVERHTLVGRDEEALAEAAERFGFANTATDWEAVIDEVDAFYNLGPNHVHAEPSIAALEAGVPVLCEKPLAPTVEEAAAMRDAAAATGVTAGTAFNYRFVPAIRHAKRLIEDGELGEIRQVRGRYLQDWLVDPEAPWAWRMDAEMAGSGALGDLGAHTIDLANFLVGDRVGEIERVSGRLTTFTDERPVYDDDGNVAEYRDVTVDDAYGAQVAYESGATGTFEASRVAAGHKNDHTVAVHGTEGSLKFSLERLNELEVLREGNRGYETVLVTEESDPYVDRWWPPGHVIGWEHTFVHESYEFLSAVAEGRSFEPSFEDGYEVQKVLAAIQRADERGERVAVE; encoded by the coding sequence ATGACCGACGAACCACTGCGGATCGGCGTACTGGGGTATCGATTCATGGGCAAGGCGCACGCGAACGCGCTGGCGCGGCTCCCGATGTTCTTCCCGGACGCGCCCGAGGTCGAGCGGCACACGCTCGTCGGGCGCGACGAGGAAGCGCTGGCCGAGGCGGCGGAGCGGTTCGGCTTCGCGAACACCGCGACCGACTGGGAGGCGGTGATCGACGAGGTGGACGCCTTCTACAACCTCGGGCCGAACCACGTCCACGCCGAGCCGTCGATCGCGGCCCTCGAGGCCGGGGTCCCCGTCCTCTGTGAAAAGCCGCTCGCGCCGACGGTCGAGGAGGCGGCGGCGATGCGCGACGCCGCCGCGGCGACGGGCGTCACCGCGGGGACCGCGTTCAACTACCGGTTCGTCCCCGCGATCCGGCACGCGAAGCGGCTGATCGAGGACGGCGAACTCGGCGAGATCCGACAGGTCCGCGGGCGGTACCTCCAGGACTGGCTCGTCGACCCCGAGGCGCCGTGGGCGTGGCGGATGGACGCCGAGATGGCGGGGTCGGGCGCGCTCGGCGACCTCGGCGCGCACACCATCGACCTCGCGAACTTCCTCGTCGGCGACCGCGTCGGCGAGATCGAGCGCGTGTCGGGGCGCCTGACGACGTTCACCGACGAGCGCCCGGTCTACGACGACGACGGCAACGTCGCGGAGTACCGCGACGTGACCGTCGACGACGCGTACGGCGCGCAGGTCGCTTACGAGTCCGGCGCGACCGGGACCTTCGAGGCGAGCCGCGTCGCCGCGGGCCACAAGAACGACCACACGGTCGCGGTCCACGGGACGGAGGGGAGCCTGAAGTTCTCCTTGGAGCGACTCAACGAACTGGAGGTCCTCCGCGAGGGGAACCGCGGCTACGAGACGGTGTTGGTCACCGAGGAGTCGGACCCGTACGTCGACCGCTGGTGGCCCCCCGGACACGTGATCGGGTGGGAGCACACGTTCGTCCACGAGAGCTACGAGTTCCTCTCGGCGGTCGCCGAGGGGCGGTCGTTCGAGCCGTCGTTCGAGGACGGCTACGAGGTCCAGAAAGTCCTCGCGGCGATCCAGCGCGCCGACGAGCGCGGCGAACGGGTCGCGGTCGAGTGA
- a CDS encoding sugar phosphate isomerase/epimerase family protein yields the protein MDIGVLTVPLGGEPIDDAAAYLDGLGVDAVELGVGGWPGEDHVDRERLLGDGEARDELVRLLDGHGLRISALATHNNPLHPDEERAAAADRELREAIELADLLGVETVTCFSGLPAGAPGDSTPNWVTAPWPTEHADALDYQWDEVAVPYWRDLAKHAAHHGVDVAIEMHPNMLVYEPTGMAALREATNERIGANFDPSHLYWQGIDVTEAIRFLGERDAIHHVHAKDTRVYEANSRVKGVLDTTGYAEEADRSWLFRSIGYGHGEEHWKDVVSTLRMVGYEGALSIEHEDSLTSAREGLEKAVDVLDRAVFETEPGDAYWAE from the coding sequence ATGGACATCGGCGTGCTGACCGTCCCCCTCGGCGGCGAACCGATCGACGACGCGGCCGCGTACCTCGACGGCCTCGGCGTCGACGCCGTCGAACTCGGCGTCGGCGGCTGGCCCGGCGAGGACCACGTCGACCGCGAGCGGCTCCTCGGCGACGGGGAGGCGCGCGACGAGCTGGTCCGCCTGCTCGACGGGCACGGACTTCGCATCTCCGCGCTGGCGACCCACAACAACCCGCTCCACCCGGACGAGGAGCGGGCCGCGGCGGCCGACCGCGAGCTGCGCGAGGCGATCGAGCTGGCCGACCTGCTCGGCGTCGAGACGGTGACCTGCTTCTCCGGGCTCCCCGCGGGCGCGCCCGGCGACTCGACGCCGAACTGGGTGACCGCGCCGTGGCCGACGGAGCACGCCGACGCGCTCGACTACCAGTGGGACGAGGTGGCGGTCCCGTACTGGCGCGACCTGGCGAAACACGCCGCGCATCACGGCGTCGACGTGGCGATCGAGATGCACCCGAACATGCTCGTCTACGAGCCGACCGGGATGGCCGCGCTGCGCGAGGCGACGAACGAGCGGATCGGCGCCAACTTCGACCCCTCACACCTCTACTGGCAGGGGATCGACGTGACCGAGGCGATCCGGTTCCTGGGCGAGCGCGACGCGATCCACCACGTCCACGCGAAGGACACGCGGGTGTACGAGGCCAACTCGCGCGTGAAGGGGGTCCTCGACACGACGGGCTACGCCGAGGAGGCCGACCGCTCGTGGCTGTTCCGCTCGATCGGCTACGGGCACGGCGAGGAGCACTGGAAGGACGTGGTCTCGACGCTGCGGATGGTCGGCTACGAGGGCGCGCTGTCGATCGAACACGAGGACTCGCTCACCTCGGCGCGCGAGGGGTTAGAGAAGGCGGTCGACGTGCTCGACCGCGCCGTCTTCGAGACGGAGCCGGGCGACGCCTACTGGGCGGAGTGA
- a CDS encoding PspA/IM30 family protein: MGILSRASYVVRSKVNALLNRAEDPTESLDYSYEQMRDELQDVKQGIADLTTQKKRLEIQKRKLEENVEKHNRQAREAVQQDRDDLARKALEKKKSKMNQIEELEGQIAELNNTQEQLVEKKNKLQNRIEEFRTKKETMKARYEAAEASSRVSEAMTGVGDEMEDVSRSIERAEERTEEMEARAEAMDELEDSGAFEDALSDKDSIDRELESLSTDSEVDAELETLKGELGKGESAGDGDAAVSDEDVDAELADIESEIDADELESDLDGDSSADLDEELDVELEESESDADEQRN, from the coding sequence ATGGGAATCCTCTCGCGCGCCTCCTACGTCGTCCGCTCGAAGGTGAACGCCCTCCTCAACCGGGCCGAAGACCCGACGGAGTCGCTCGACTACTCGTACGAACAGATGCGCGACGAGCTCCAGGATGTCAAGCAGGGGATCGCCGACCTGACGACCCAGAAGAAGCGCCTGGAGATCCAAAAGCGCAAGCTCGAAGAGAACGTCGAGAAGCACAACCGCCAGGCCCGCGAGGCGGTCCAGCAGGACCGCGACGACCTCGCGCGGAAGGCCCTCGAGAAGAAGAAGTCGAAGATGAACCAGATCGAGGAGCTGGAGGGCCAGATCGCCGAGCTGAACAACACTCAGGAGCAGCTCGTCGAGAAGAAGAACAAGCTCCAGAACCGCATCGAGGAGTTCCGCACGAAGAAGGAGACGATGAAGGCGCGCTACGAGGCGGCCGAGGCCTCCTCTCGCGTCTCCGAGGCCATGACGGGCGTCGGCGACGAGATGGAGGACGTGAGCCGCTCCATCGAGCGCGCCGAGGAGCGCACCGAGGAGATGGAGGCGCGCGCGGAGGCGATGGACGAGCTGGAGGACTCCGGCGCCTTCGAGGACGCGCTCTCCGACAAGGACAGCATCGACCGCGAGCTTGAGAGCCTCTCGACGGACAGCGAGGTCGACGCCGAGCTGGAGACGCTCAAGGGCGAGCTCGGGAAGGGTGAATCGGCCGGCGACGGCGACGCCGCCGTCAGCGACGAGGATGTCGACGCCGAGCTGGCGGACATCGAGTCGGAGATCGACGCCGACGAGTTAGAGAGCGACCTCGATGGTGATTCGAGCGCCGACCTCGACGAGGAGCTGGACGTCGAGCTAGAGGAGTCGGAGTCCGACGCGGACGAGCAGCGGAACTGA
- a CDS encoding dipeptide epimerase yields MSLDAEFERVSLPLDDPFTISRGTQTEAENVVVRITDEAGMTGVGGAAPSAHYGETADTVTAVLPALLDAVERVGDPHANREIESELREVVNGNPAARCAVSIAVHDLAAKRLGVPLYRLWGLDPSDAPKTSFTVGLDETDRVREKAADAVAAGYDVLKIKLGTDRDRELIDAVRDAAPDARLRVDANEAWTPKEAVAKSAWLADRDVEFVEQPVPAENPEGLRYVYERSELPIAADESCVTAADVPAIADRCDIANLKLMKAGGLPEARRLIAAARAHGLEVMCGCMIESNASIAAAAQLAPLLDYADLDGSLLLAEDPYAGVDLTDGEIRLADQDRAGTGARLASD; encoded by the coding sequence ATGAGCCTCGACGCCGAGTTCGAGCGGGTCTCGCTACCGCTCGACGACCCGTTCACCATCTCGCGGGGGACGCAGACCGAGGCGGAGAACGTGGTCGTTCGGATCACGGACGAGGCGGGAATGACCGGGGTCGGCGGGGCTGCGCCGTCGGCGCACTACGGCGAGACGGCCGACACCGTGACCGCGGTGCTGCCGGCGCTCCTCGATGCGGTCGAGCGCGTCGGCGACCCCCACGCGAATCGCGAGATCGAGTCCGAGCTCCGGGAGGTGGTGAACGGCAACCCCGCCGCCCGCTGCGCCGTCTCGATCGCCGTCCACGACCTCGCGGCGAAGCGGCTCGGCGTGCCGCTCTACCGCCTGTGGGGCCTCGACCCGAGCGACGCGCCGAAGACCTCGTTCACGGTCGGGCTCGACGAGACCGACCGCGTGCGCGAGAAGGCGGCCGACGCCGTCGCGGCCGGGTACGACGTGTTGAAGATCAAGCTCGGCACGGACCGCGACCGCGAGCTGATCGACGCGGTCCGCGACGCCGCGCCCGACGCCCGGCTCCGCGTCGACGCCAACGAGGCGTGGACGCCGAAGGAGGCGGTCGCGAAGAGCGCGTGGCTCGCCGACCGCGACGTGGAGTTCGTCGAGCAGCCGGTCCCCGCCGAGAACCCCGAGGGGCTCCGCTACGTCTACGAGCGGTCCGAGCTCCCGATCGCCGCCGACGAGTCCTGCGTCACCGCGGCGGACGTGCCCGCGATCGCCGACCGTTGCGACATCGCGAACCTGAAGCTGATGAAGGCCGGCGGCCTCCCGGAGGCGCGGCGACTGATCGCCGCCGCGCGGGCCCACGGCTTAGAGGTGATGTGCGGCTGTATGATCGAGTCGAACGCGTCCATCGCGGCCGCCGCGCAGCTCGCGCCGCTCCTCGATTACGCCGACCTCGACGGCTCGCTGCTGCTCGCCGAGGACCCGTACGCGGGCGTCGACCTGACCGACGGCGAGATCCGACTCGCCGACCAGGACCGCGCGGGGACCGGCGCGCGCCTGGCCTCGGACTGA
- a CDS encoding DUF1611 domain-containing protein has product MDNERIAVLAHEKFPDRAKTALGVLRYGDQEVCAVLDRDRAGDRVADHVADVSDAPIVSSFADAHAAADGDLDALYIGIAPIGGGFDESWRADVEAAIEAGCDVVSGLHYFLNEDEELAALAAEHGVDLIDVRKPDDDLSVATGASGDVDADVVLTVGTDCSVGKMTASLEIVAAARERGIDAAFVPTGQTGIMIAGWGNPIDRVVSDFTAGAVEEMLVAVGDDHDLLVVEGQGSIVHPAYSAVTCGILHGSMADGLVLCHAAGREAVHGYESFDLPPLADYVDLYEDLAAPVRETAVVAGALNTKDVSDDAAAAEAVTEFGDAVGVPAADPVRDGAERIVDGIVDAGLGGR; this is encoded by the coding sequence ATGGACAACGAGCGGATCGCCGTCCTCGCCCACGAGAAGTTCCCCGACCGCGCGAAGACCGCACTCGGCGTGCTGCGCTACGGCGACCAGGAGGTGTGCGCCGTCCTCGACCGCGACCGCGCCGGCGACCGCGTGGCGGACCACGTCGCCGACGTCTCCGACGCGCCGATCGTCTCGTCGTTCGCGGACGCGCACGCCGCGGCCGACGGCGACCTCGACGCCTTATACATCGGTATCGCGCCGATCGGCGGCGGCTTCGACGAGTCGTGGCGCGCGGACGTCGAGGCCGCGATCGAGGCCGGCTGCGACGTGGTGAGCGGCCTCCACTACTTCCTGAACGAGGACGAGGAACTGGCCGCGCTGGCCGCCGAACACGGCGTCGATCTCATCGACGTGCGGAAGCCCGACGACGACCTCAGCGTGGCGACCGGGGCGTCCGGCGACGTGGACGCCGACGTGGTGCTCACGGTCGGGACCGACTGCTCGGTCGGGAAGATGACCGCCTCGCTGGAGATCGTCGCCGCCGCCCGCGAGCGCGGCATCGACGCCGCGTTCGTCCCCACCGGACAGACCGGGATCATGATCGCCGGCTGGGGGAACCCGATCGACCGCGTCGTCTCCGACTTCACCGCAGGCGCCGTCGAGGAGATGCTCGTCGCGGTCGGCGACGACCACGACCTGCTCGTCGTCGAGGGGCAGGGGAGCATCGTCCACCCCGCCTACTCGGCCGTCACCTGCGGCATCCTCCACGGGTCGATGGCGGACGGCCTCGTCCTCTGTCACGCTGCGGGCCGCGAGGCCGTCCACGGCTACGAGTCGTTCGACCTCCCGCCGCTGGCCGACTACGTCGACCTCTACGAGGACCTCGCGGCGCCCGTCCGCGAGACCGCGGTCGTCGCCGGCGCGCTCAACACGAAGGACGTGAGCGACGACGCGGCCGCCGCCGAGGCCGTGACCGAGTTCGGCGACGCGGTCGGCGTCCCGGCCGCCGACCCCGTCCGCGACGGCGCGGAGCGGATCGTGGACGGAATCGTCGACGCGGGGCTCGGCGGCCGATGA
- a CDS encoding DUF5785 family protein, which yields MDWPHDPDGEQGSEGMRQYGHAVLAKKIDEEEDFPLTAAEYVEQYGDHPIRIDFETVVSVEEIFEHVEKEEFADFVEFHQELGRAMRENGYWFYEGADQFVDGSA from the coding sequence ATGGACTGGCCACACGACCCCGACGGCGAGCAGGGGAGCGAGGGCATGCGGCAGTACGGCCACGCCGTGCTCGCGAAGAAGATCGACGAGGAGGAGGACTTCCCGCTCACGGCGGCGGAGTACGTCGAGCAGTACGGCGACCACCCGATCCGGATCGACTTCGAGACGGTCGTCTCCGTCGAGGAGATCTTCGAGCACGTCGAGAAGGAGGAGTTCGCGGACTTCGTCGAGTTCCACCAGGAACTCGGCCGGGCGATGCGCGAGAACGGCTACTGGTTCTACGAGGGCGCCGACCAGTTCGTCGACGGCAGCGCATAG